The DNA region TCTTCAAAGGAAAGGTTATCGGGAAGGGGCAGGAGGTTGGCAACCGGAGCCACCACGTACTCGGCAAAAGCCCCGTTCTGGCGGGAACCAAGGTACCCGTAATCCTCACAGAGCTCGTACTGTCCGAGTTCACAGTGTGAACACCTTCGGCAGGGCAAAAGGGGGTATACGGCGACCCGCTTCCCCACCCATTCGGCGTCGTCTGTACTACCTGTGGCCACAACTTCCCCGGCAAATTCATGCCCGGGAATGAGGGGATAGAAGTAGGCAATGTCTCCGAAGATTCGGGGCAGATCCGAGCCGCACACCCCACAGGCTCGAACCTGGATGAGCGCCTCCTTCTCCCGCGGTTCCGGAAGGGGCACCTCCGCAAGACGCAGGCGGCCTCTTCCTTCAAGCACAAGGGCACGCATTGTCCGAATCAAGGGTTCACCACAACCTTCAACCCCTCGTGAGACTCGGCCACCCGGAAGGCCTCGTGAATCTCCTCCAGGGGGAAATGGTGGGTGATGTACCAGGAGGGATGGACCATGCCCTTTGCCATGACCTGCAGGGCTTTCTTGTGGTGGCGAGGGAGGCTCCCATGAGTCCCCAGGATCATGCATTCCCGGTAGTGGATGAGGTTGCTCGGGATGGAGATGTTCCGGGCATCTTTTGGTAGACCCCCGAAGAAGTTGATGCGTGCCCGGTGACGGGCAAGCCGCAGCGCCATCTCCTGAGCCTCAGGCGAGGCACAGGTAACCATGATGACATCGGCTCCTTCTCCTTCGGTGACCTCAAAGACCTTCGCCTCAAGGTCTGGGTCTGTGGCGAGGAAGTAGTGGTCGGCACCGAAGCGCTTGGCCATCTCTAAGCGGTGTGCCGAGCGCTGGACAACGATGATATTCGTGGCTCCCATAGAGCGACCCATTTCAATCATCATGCACCCGATGGGACCAGCTCCAATGATGAGGAGGGCATCACCAACCCCGAGCATGCTCATCTCAAGGCCGTTGATGGCACAGGCCAGGGGCTCGGCAAGAGAGGCCTCATCGTAGGAGAGGTTTTCCGGTATCCGGTGCACCGCCCCCTGGACGACCGTGAGCGCGTTCAGGAGGATGTACTCGGCGAACCCTCCGGGGAACTGGTACCCGATGGCGTAGTTGATGGCACAGTTTGTCCCCATTCCGTTCTGGCACCAGTAACAGGCTCCGCAGGGAACATCGGCACCAATCGC from Candidatus Caldatribacterium sp. includes:
- a CDS encoding alcohol dehydrogenase catalytic domain-containing protein yields the protein MRAAVLEDFNRLVVREVPDPSPKEGEVLVRVRACSVCGSDIRIFHFGNPRVRFPQIIGHEIAGDVVAVGPGVTKFRVGDRVAIGADVPCGACYWCQNGMGTNCAINYAIGYQFPGGFAEYILLNALTVVQGAVHRIPENLSYDEASLAEPLACAINGLEMSMLGVGDALLIIGAGPIGCMMIEMGRSMGATNIIVVQRSAHRLEMAKRFGADHYFLATDPDLEAKVFEVTEGEGADVIMVTCASPEAQEMALRLARHRARINFFGGLPKDARNISIPSNLIHYRECMILGTHGSLPRHHKKALQVMAKGMVHPSWYITHHFPLEEIHEAFRVAESHEGLKVVVNP